The following proteins are co-located in the Solanum pennellii chromosome 1, SPENNV200 genome:
- the LOC107008544 gene encoding transcription factor bHLH13-like: MVTGNMLWSGEDKAMVASVLGKEAFEYLMSGSVSAECSLMAIGNDQNLQNKLSDLVERPNAANFSWNYAIFWQISRSKSGELVLGWGDGCCREPKEGEEREVKKIFNLRLDDEGQQRMRKRVLQKLHMLFGGTDEDNYAFGLDRVTDTEMFFLASMYFSFPRGEGGPGKCFGSGKYLWLSDALTSNLDYCARSFLAKSAGMQTIVLIPTDVGVVELGSVRSIPESLELLQNIKSCFSSFLSLVRDKQAAVIAVVPEKNEGNNPRLSNSGAVTERTDGNPKIFGHDLNSGTHFREKLAVRKAEERPWDMYQNGNRMPFVNARNGLNPASWAQFSNVKLGKPVELYGPPTPGHNLINGGREEFRLNNFQHQKPAARMQIDFTGATSRTIVSPAHNVESEHSDVEASCKEDRAGPVDEKRPRKRGRKPANGREEPLNHVEAERQRREKLNQRFYALRAVVPNISKMDKASLLGDAIAYITELQKKLRDMESERELRLGSTSRDAIASEDSPSSEIQIRGPDINIEAANDEVIVKVSCSLETHPLSRIIQIFKEAQINVVESKLSAGNGTVYHTFVIKSSGSEQLTKEKLLAAFSSESNSLRQLSPVGQ; the protein is encoded by the coding sequence ATGGTTACTGGGAATATGTTGTGGAGTGGTGAGGATAAGGCTATGGTGGCGTCTGTTTTAGGAAAGGAAGCTTTTGAATATTTGATGTCTGGCTCTGTTTCAGCAGAATGTTCTTTAATGGCAATAGGGAATGATCAGAATTTGCAGAATAAGCTCTCAGATCTCGTGGAACGCCCAAACGCCGCTAATTTTAGCTGGAATTATGCCATCTTTTGGCAAATTTCGCGGTCTAAGTCGGGGGAATTGGTGCTAGGGTGGGGGGATGGGTGTTGCAGAGAGCCTAAGGAAGGAGAGGAGCGTGAAGTTAAAAAGATTTTCAATCTACGCCTCGATGATGAGGGTCAACAAAGGATGAGGAAGAGGGTACTTCAGAAGCTGCATATGTTATTTGGTGGAACAGATGAAGATAACTATGCTTTTGGATTAGATAGAGTTACTGATACTGAAATGTTCTTCCTTGCCTCGATGTATTTTTCGTTCCCTCGAGGAGAGGGAGGTCCCGGGAAGTGTTTTGGATCAGGTAAGTATTTGTGGTTATCAGATGCATTGACATCTAATCTAGATTATTGTGCTAGATCTTTCTTAGCTAAGTCTGCTGGTATGCAAACTATTGTTTTGATTCCAACTGATGTAGGAGTTGTGGAGTTGGGGTCAGTGAGATCGATACCGGAGAGCTTAGAGCTATTACAGAATATAAAATCTTGCTTCTCGTCGTTTTTATCACTTGTTAGGGATAAGCAAGCAGCAGTTATAGCAGTTGTACCTGAGAAAAACGAGGGAAACAATCCCCGCCTTTCCAACTCTGGCGCTGTTACTGAACGAACAGATGGAAATCCTAAGATATTTGGGCATGATTTGAATTCTGGTACTCACTTTAGGGAAAAACTTGCTGTTAGGAAAGCGGAGGAGAGGCCATGGGACATGTACCAAAATGGTAACAGGATGCCATTTGTGAACGCACGGAATGGTTTAAATCCTGCTTCTTGGGCTCAATTCAGTAATGTGAAGCTGGGAAAGCCTGTGGAGCTCTATGGTCCTCCAACCCCAGGACACAACCTAATAAATGGTGGGAGGGAAGAATTCCGCTTGAACAACTTTCAACATCAAAAACCAGCTGCTAGAATGCAAATTGATTTCACCGGAGCAACCTCAAGAACCATTGTTTCCCCAGCACACAATGTTGAGTCTGAACATTCAGATGTTGAAGCTTCGTGCAAGGAAGACCGTGCAGGCCCAGTGGATGAAAAGAGGCCTCGAAAACGTGGAAGAAAGCCAGCCAACGGAAGGGAAGAGCCTCTCAATCATGTAGAGGCAGAGAGACAGCGGAGGGAAAAGTTGAACCAGCGGTTCTATGCCTTACGAGCTGTTGTTCCGAATATCTCCAAGATGGACAAAGCTTCCCTCTTAGGAGATGCCATTGCTTACATAACTGAGCTGCAGAAAAAACTAAGAGATATGGAATCTGAGAGGGAGCTGAGATTAGGAAGCACTTCAAGGGACGCAATCGCTTCAGAAGACAGCCCTAGTTCTGAGATTCAAATCCGAGGACCCGACATCAACATAGAAGCTGCCAATGATGAAGTCATTGTGAAGGTGAGCTGCTCACTGGAAACCCATCCACTATCTCGAATCATCCAAATATTCAAAGAGGCACAAATAAACGTTGTTGAATCAAAACTTTCCGCGGGGAATGGTACTGTATATCACACATTTGTCATCAAGTCTAGTGGATCCGAACAGCTGACCAAGGAAAAGCTGCTGGCAGCATTTTCCAGCGAATCAAACTCGTTAAGGCAACTTTCACCGGTAGGGCAATAA